A part of Cannabis sativa cultivar Pink pepper isolate KNU-18-1 chromosome 6, ASM2916894v1, whole genome shotgun sequence genomic DNA contains:
- the LOC115725126 gene encoding serine/arginine-rich splicing factor SC35 — MSHFGRSGPPDISDTYSLLVLNITFRTTADDLFPLFDKYGKVVDIFIPRDRRTGESRGFAFVRYKYADEAHKAVDRLDGRVVDGREITVQFAKYGPNAERIHKGRISEASPRSRYRSRSRSPRRRYRDDYRDRDYQRRSRSGSYDRYERDRYHRRDMDYHSRRRSRSPSSDYNRRVRDRYQDDGPSRGQSRSHSRSNSRSRSRSRSRSVDSASPARRGRGPERSLSPRRTPSPSGESLDGRRRNGKSSSRSVSP, encoded by the exons ATGTCTCACTTCGGTAGGTCTGGCCCTCCTGACATCTCTGACACATACTCTCTTCTCGTCCTCAATATCACCTTCC GTACCACGGCCGATGATCTATTTCCTCTTTTCGACAAGTACGGAAAGGTTGTCGATATCTTCATCCCCAGAGACCGAAG gACTGGAGAGTCGAGGGGTTTTGCGTTTGTGCGTTACAAGTATGCAGACGAGGCTCATAAGGCAGTGGACAGGCTTGATG GAAGAGTTGTTGATGGCCGAGAGATAACAGTTCAATTTGCTAAATATGGACCCAATGCTGAGAGGAT CCATAAAGGAAGGATTAGTGAAGCTTCTCCAAGATCAAGGTATAGATCAAGAAGTCGCAGTCCTAGGAGAAG atatCGGGATGACTACAGGGACCGAGACTATCAGAGAAGAAGTCGCAGTGGAAGTTATGATAGATATGAGCGTGACCGTTACCATAGGAGGGACATGGATTATCATAGTCGAAGGAGAAGCAGGAGTCCTAGTTCTGATTATAACAGAAGGGTAAGGGACCGCTATCAAGATGATGGACCGAGTCGGGGTCAGAGTCGCAGTCACAGTCGAAGTAACAGTCGCAGCCGAAGTCGAAGTCGCAGTCGATCTGTTGATAG TGCCTCCCCAGCTCGGCGTGGTCGTGGTCCTGAAAGAAGTCTTTCCCCACGAAGAACTCCATCACCAAGTGGTGAAAGCTTAGATGGACGGCGGAGGAATGGAAAATCTTCTTCCCGGAGTGTGTCTCCTTAA